One genomic window of Numida meleagris isolate 19003 breed g44 Domestic line chromosome 1, NumMel1.0, whole genome shotgun sequence includes the following:
- the SLC15A1 gene encoding solute carrier family 15 member 1: MAAKSKSKNSSVLSCFGYPLSIFFIVINEFCERFSYYGMRAVLVLYFKYFLRWDDNLATAIYHTFVALCYLTPILGALIADSWLGKFKTIVSLSIVYTIGQAVMAVSSINDMTDQNRDGNPDNIAVHIALSMTGLILIALGTGGIKPCVSAFGGDQFEDHQEKQRSRFFSIFYLAINAGSLISTVITPILRAQECGIHSKQQCYPLAFGVPAALMAVSLIVFMAGSGMYKKVQPQGNIMIRVCKCIGFAIKNRFRHRSKEYPKREHWLDWASEKYDKRLIAQTKMVLKVLFLYIPLPMFWALFDQQGSRWTLQATTMDGDFGALQIQPDQMQTVNPILIVIMVPVVDAVIYPLIQKCKINFTPLRKITVGMFLAGLAFVAAALVQVQIDKTLPVFPAAGQTQIKVINLGNSNADVTFLPDLQNVTVLPMESTAYRMFETSQLKSVIVNFGSENRSESIDSTSSNTHTVTIKNAVTGIVSSLRSDYFTSKPEEGRNLIRFVNNLPQTVNITMGDTDFGILQETSISNYSLFSGGRTDRIVIFTDSTKCNTTSEAFGFGGAYTIIINECTENVSQLRYIEDIPPNTVHMAWQIPQYFILTCGEVVFSVTGLEFSYSQAPSNMKSVLQAGWLLTVAVGNIIVLIVAGASKLSEQWAEYVLFAALLFAVCIIFAVMAYFYTYTDPNEVEAQLDEEEKKKQIKQDPDLYEKESEAVSRM, translated from the exons ATGG CCGCAAAAAGTAAGAGTAAGAACTCATCAGTG ctgagctgctttGGCTACCCCTTGAGCATCTTCTTCATCGTCATCAATGAGTTCTGCGAGCGGTTCTCCTACTATGGCATGCGAG CTGTGCTCGTTTTGTATTTCAAGTACTTCCTGCGGTGGGATGACAACCTTGCTACAGCCATCTACCACACGTTCGTTGCCCTGTGCTACTTGACACCCATCTTGGGAGCACTCATTGCAGACTCTTGGCTGGGAAAGTTTAA GACCATTGTCTCCCTGTCCATTGTCTATACAATTGGGCAGGCAGTCATGGCTGTAAGCTCCATAAATGACATGACAGATCAAAACAGAGATGGCAATCCTGATAATATTGCGGTGCACAT TGCCTTGTCTATGACTGGCTTGATTCTCATTGCACTTGGAACTGGAGGCATCAAACCTTGTGTGTCAGCATTTGGAGGGGATCAATTTGAAGATCATCAG gaaaaacaaagaagtagaTTCTTCTCTATCTTTTATTTGGCCATTAATGCTGGAAGTCTCATATCCACTGTAATCACCCCAATTCTCAGAG CTCAAGAATGTGGCATtcacagcaaacagcagtgCTACCCGCTGGCATTTGGAGTTCCTGCTGCCCTCATGGCTGTTTCATTAA TTGTGTTCATGGCTGGAAGTGGAATGTACAAAAAAGTTCAACCACAAGGCAATATAATGATTCGAGTTTGTAAATGCATTGGA TTTGCCATTAAAAACAGGTTTCGGCATCGAAGCAAAGAGTATCCCAAAAGAGAGCACTGGCTAGATTGGGCAAGTGAGAAGTATGAT AAACGACTGATTGCTCAGACCAAGATGGTGTTGAAGGTGCTTTTCCTTTACATCCCGCTCCCCATGTTCTGGGCACTTTTTGACCAGCAG GGATCAAGATGGACACTGCAAGCCACAACAATGGACGGGGACTTT gGAGCACTTCAGATTCAGCCAGACCAAATGCAG ACTGTCAATCCAATCCTGATTGTTATAATGGTCCCAGTTGTAGATGCTGTGATTTATCCTTTAATCCAGAAATGCAAGATCAATTTTAC GCCCCTGAGGAAGATCACTGTTGGCATGTTCCTTGCTGGCCTGGCTTTCGTTGCCGCTGCCCTTGTGCAAGTGCAAATAGAT AAAACTCTTCCAGTTTTCCCTGCAGCTGGACAGACCCAAATCAAAGTAATAAATCTAGGCAATAGCAATGCAGATGTTACATTTCTGCCTGATCTTCAGAACGTGACTGTTCTTCCTATGGAGTCG ACAGCCTACAGGATGTTTGAGACTTCCCAGTTAAAATCTGTAATCGTGAACTTTGGAAGTGAAAATAGAAGTGAAAGCATCGACTCAACAAGCAGCAACACGCATACTGTCACCATTAAGAATGCAGTAACAGGCATTGTTTCTAGCTTG CGGTCTGATTATTTCACATCAAAAccagaagaaggaaggaatcTAATCAG atttgtaAATAATTTGCCTCAGACAGTCAACATCACTATGGGTGACACGGATTTTGGAATACTGCAAGAGACAAGTATCAGTAATTACAGTCTTTTTTCAGGAGGAAG aacagATAGAATAGTGATTTTTACGGATTCAACTAAGTGCAACACTACTTCAGAGGCATTTGGATTTGGTGGTGCCTATACAATCATAATTAATGAG tgTACTGAAAACGTTAGTCAATTAAGATACATTGAAGATATCCCACCCAATACAGTCCATATGGCTTGGCAGATCCCTCAGTATTTCATTCTTACCTGTGGAGAAGTAGTCTTCTCTGTCACTGGGCTGGAGTTTTCATACTCACAG GCTCCATCTAATATGAagtcagtgctgcaggcaggatggCTGCTAACGGTGGCTGTGGGTAACATAATTGTCCTTATTGTGGCTGGAGCATCCAAACTCAGTGAGCAG